The proteins below are encoded in one region of Pseudonocardia sp. DSM 110487:
- a CDS encoding electron transfer flavoprotein subunit beta/FixA family protein: protein MNIVVLVKQVPDTYSERKLRSDGTLDRDATDAVLDEINERAVEAALQLKEAHDGSEVTVLTMGPDRATDAIRKALSMGADKAVHLSDEALAGSDAVQTAKALAKAIGTVEGVDLVVAGNEASDGRAAAVPAMLADILGVPALTHAREVTVEGSTVTVKRETDDGITTLTAELPAVVSVGEKINEPRYPSFKGIMAAKKKPVTTLGLADAGIDPSEVGLANALTAVTSSQPKPPKSAGEKVTDEGDGGQKIAGYLVGQKLI from the coding sequence ATGAACATCGTCGTGCTGGTCAAGCAGGTGCCCGACACGTATTCGGAGCGGAAGCTGCGCTCGGATGGCACCTTGGACCGCGACGCCACCGACGCGGTGCTGGATGAGATCAACGAGCGGGCGGTCGAGGCGGCGCTGCAGCTGAAGGAGGCTCACGACGGTTCCGAGGTCACGGTGTTGACCATGGGGCCGGACCGGGCGACGGACGCGATCCGCAAGGCCCTGTCGATGGGCGCGGACAAGGCCGTGCACCTGTCGGACGAGGCGCTGGCGGGGTCGGACGCCGTGCAGACCGCCAAGGCTCTTGCCAAGGCGATCGGCACGGTCGAAGGCGTCGACCTGGTCGTGGCGGGTAACGAGGCGTCGGACGGGCGGGCCGCCGCGGTGCCGGCGATGCTGGCCGACATCCTGGGCGTGCCCGCGCTGACCCACGCCCGTGAGGTCACCGTGGAGGGCTCGACCGTCACCGTGAAGCGCGAGACCGACGACGGGATCACCACCCTGACCGCGGAGCTCCCGGCCGTGGTGTCCGTCGGGGAGAAGATCAACGAGCCGCGGTACCCGTCGTTCAAGGGGATCATGGCTGCGAAGAAGAAGCCGGTCACCACGCTCGGCCTGGCCGACGCCGGGATCGACCCATCGGAGGTCGGGCTGGCCAACGCGCTGACGGCCGTGACCTCGTCGCAGCCCAAGCCGCCGAAGAGCGCGGGCGAGAAGGTCACCGACGAGGGCGACGGCGGGCAGAAGATCGCCGGGTACCTGGTCGGCCAGAAGCTCATCTGA
- a CDS encoding electron transfer flavoprotein subunit alpha/FixB family protein — MAEVLVLVDHLEGEIKKSTFELLTAARALGEPSAVVVGPAGTAGKLADGLKEYGAAKIYVAETDSSEFLSPEVAVLSSLVESKDPAAVLIGVSADGKEIAGRVAVRTNSGLLGDVVVVTPEGATHSVFGGAYTAEAKANGAHPVITLRPGSVEAEPAPGAGAEETVEVPAATGRSATVVSREPITGGDRPELTEASVVVSGGRGVGSAEDFAVVEALADSLGAAVGASRAAVDSGYYPHQFQVGQTGKTVSPQLYIALGISGAIQHRAGMQTSKTIIAVNKDPEAPIFEIADFGVVGDLFKVAPQLREEIAKRKG; from the coding sequence ATGGCTGAGGTACTGGTCCTCGTCGACCACCTCGAGGGTGAGATCAAGAAGAGCACGTTCGAGCTGCTGACCGCGGCCCGGGCGCTGGGTGAGCCGTCGGCGGTGGTGGTCGGCCCGGCCGGCACGGCGGGCAAGCTGGCCGACGGGCTGAAGGAGTACGGGGCGGCGAAGATCTACGTCGCGGAGACCGACTCGAGCGAGTTCCTCTCGCCCGAGGTGGCGGTGCTCTCGTCGCTGGTGGAGTCCAAGGACCCGGCTGCGGTGCTGATCGGGGTCTCGGCCGACGGCAAGGAGATCGCGGGCCGGGTGGCGGTGCGCACGAACTCCGGGCTGCTCGGCGACGTCGTGGTGGTCACGCCCGAGGGTGCGACGCACTCGGTGTTCGGTGGCGCCTACACCGCAGAGGCGAAGGCGAACGGCGCACACCCGGTGATCACGCTGCGGCCGGGTTCGGTGGAGGCCGAGCCCGCGCCCGGCGCGGGCGCCGAGGAGACGGTCGAGGTGCCGGCGGCGACCGGGCGTTCGGCCACCGTCGTGAGCCGGGAGCCGATCACAGGTGGCGACCGGCCGGAGCTGACCGAGGCGTCGGTGGTGGTCTCCGGTGGCCGCGGTGTCGGGTCGGCGGAGGACTTCGCGGTGGTCGAGGCCCTGGCCGACTCCCTCGGCGCTGCGGTCGGCGCGTCGCGGGCGGCGGTGGACTCGGGCTACTACCCGCACCAGTTCCAGGTCGGCCAGACCGGCAAGACGGTCTCGCCGCAGCTGTACATCGCGCTCGGCATCTCCGGTGCGATCCAGCACCGGGCGGGGATGCAGACCTCGAAGACGATCATCGCGGTCAACAAGGACCCGGAGGCCCCGATCTTCGAAATCGCCGACTTCGGTGTGGTGGGCGACCTGTTCAAGGTCGCACCCCAGCTGCGTGAGGAGATCGCCAAGCGCAAGGGCTGA
- a CDS encoding GNAT family N-acetyltransferase encodes MTSTQVLARTPQSDSSSRYSLLLSTEPDEVRAAQRLRHSVFAEELGAVLHTPEPGLDVDRFDAFCDHLLVRDESSGEIVGNYRMLPPSAAARAGGLYSEGEFVLDELAPLRPSLVETGRSCVHPDHRNGAVVGLVWAGLARYMLLTGHRWLAGCASVPLGDGGAAASTVWDRALARHLSPEPYRVRPLRPWQPPVLRRPRRVAIPPLLQGYLRLGAWVCGPPALDPDFDCADFFVLLGLDHMDERYARFFLGES; translated from the coding sequence GTGACCTCGACGCAGGTGCTCGCCCGTACGCCGCAGTCGGACTCCTCCTCCCGCTACTCCCTACTGCTCTCGACGGAGCCGGATGAGGTGCGCGCGGCCCAGCGGCTTCGCCACAGCGTCTTCGCCGAGGAGCTCGGGGCCGTACTGCACACCCCGGAACCCGGTCTCGACGTCGACCGCTTCGACGCGTTCTGCGACCACCTACTGGTGCGGGACGAGAGCAGCGGCGAGATCGTCGGGAACTACCGGATGCTGCCGCCGTCCGCGGCCGCGCGGGCCGGCGGGCTGTACTCGGAAGGCGAGTTCGTGCTCGACGAGCTCGCGCCGCTGCGCCCTTCGCTGGTGGAGACGGGCCGCTCGTGCGTGCACCCCGACCACCGCAACGGGGCGGTCGTCGGCCTGGTCTGGGCCGGGCTCGCGCGGTACATGCTGCTCACCGGGCACCGCTGGCTCGCGGGCTGCGCGAGCGTGCCGCTCGGCGACGGCGGGGCGGCGGCCTCGACCGTGTGGGACCGCGCGCTGGCAAGGCACCTGTCGCCAGAGCCGTACCGGGTGCGGCCGCTGCGGCCGTGGCAGCCGCCGGTGCTGCGCCGGCCGCGCCGGGTCGCGATCCCGCCGCTGCTGCAGGGCTATCTGCGGCTGGGCGCGTGGGTCTGCGGGCCACCCGCCCTCGACCCCGACTTCGACTGCGCCGACTTCTTCGTGCTACTCGGCCTCGACCACATGGACGAGCGCTACGCCCGGTTCTTCCTCGGCGAATCCTGA
- a CDS encoding 1-acyl-sn-glycerol-3-phosphate acyltransferase, which produces MPLVFCRLCGLAVVLVASLVGVALLPADARAHWLRACYRVVLRCSGVRLRVAGELGDGGELLAVNHLSWVEVLAVGTLRPVRMVAKREMGDWPVIGGVARRSGALFVDRAGLRGLRATVADTADALRDGADVAVFPEGTTWCGAAAGPFRRAVFQAAIDAGAPVRPVAVVLRLPGGERATAAAFIGEQTLWDSLMRVLALPGIDCELTILPALPPSADRRELARSAGDAVAAVTGVPHPAIRRRHSAPLAA; this is translated from the coding sequence GTGCCGCTGGTGTTCTGCCGGCTCTGCGGCCTTGCGGTCGTGCTGGTGGCCTCGCTCGTCGGCGTCGCACTGCTGCCGGCCGACGCGCGTGCCCACTGGCTCCGCGCGTGCTACCGGGTCGTGCTCCGGTGCAGCGGTGTGCGGCTGCGCGTGGCGGGCGAGCTGGGTGACGGCGGTGAGCTGCTCGCGGTGAACCACCTGTCGTGGGTCGAGGTGCTCGCGGTCGGGACGCTGCGCCCGGTGCGCATGGTGGCGAAGCGTGAGATGGGCGACTGGCCCGTGATCGGCGGCGTCGCGCGCCGCAGCGGGGCGCTGTTCGTCGACCGGGCGGGCCTGCGCGGGCTGCGGGCCACCGTCGCGGACACCGCCGACGCGCTGCGGGACGGCGCCGACGTCGCCGTGTTCCCGGAGGGCACGACGTGGTGCGGGGCCGCGGCGGGACCGTTCCGGCGGGCGGTGTTCCAGGCCGCGATCGACGCGGGCGCGCCGGTGCGGCCGGTCGCCGTGGTCCTGCGGTTGCCGGGCGGGGAGCGGGCGACGGCCGCGGCGTTCATCGGTGAGCAGACGCTGTGGGACTCCCTCATGCGGGTGTTGGCGCTGCCCGGCATCGACTGCGAGCTCACGATCCTTCCGGCGCTGCCGCCGTCCGCCGACCGCCGCGAGTTGGCCCGGTCCGCCGGCGACGCGGTCGCCGCGGTGACGGGGGTGCCGCACCCGGCCATCCGCCGCCGGCACAGCGCCCCCCTCGCCGCCTAG